The Gorilla gorilla gorilla isolate KB3781 chromosome 17, NHGRI_mGorGor1-v2.1_pri, whole genome shotgun sequence genome contains a region encoding:
- the LOC129528373 gene encoding LOW QUALITY PROTEIN: histidine-rich protein PFHRP-II (The sequence of the model RefSeq protein was modified relative to this genomic sequence to represent the inferred CDS: inserted 3 bases in 2 codons; deleted 1 base in 1 codon): protein MCLAYTRSANTQHMLGQHXSARAQRTVSTRSVHAWSAHISTCSAHSTHSAHGHXTSACAQRTVSTHSAHGQRTSAHAQRTVSTQHILGQRTSARAQRTVSTHSVHGHHVSLCPAHSQHTAHTRSAHVSMCSAHSQHTLGTYLLSAHQHVLSACLVILHSAHTHRMLGRHSQHMLGECALGQHVWSAHSQHSLKSLVCPGH, encoded by the exons ATGTGCTTAGCGTACACTCGGTCAGCAAACACTCAGCATATGCTTGGTCAACA ATCAGCACGTGCTCAGCGCACAGTCAGCACACGCTCGGTACACGCTTGGTCGGCGCACATCAGCACATGCTCAGCGCACAGCACACACTCGGCACACGGTC CCACGTCAGCTTGTGCCCAGCGCACAGTCAGCACACACTCAGCACACGGTCAGCGCACATCAGCACATGCTCAGCGCACAGTCAGCACACAGCACATACTCGGTCAGCGCACGTCAGCACGTGCTCAGCGCACAGTCAGCACACACTCGGTACACGGTCAT CACGTCAGCTTGTGCCCAGCGCACAGTCAGCACACAGCACACACTCGGTCAGCGCACGTCAGCATGTGCTCAGCGCACAGTCAGCACACACTCGGCACGTACTTGCTCAGTGCACATCAGCACGTGCTCAGTGCATGCCTGGTCATTTTACACTCAGCACATACTCACCGCATGCTTGGTCGGCACAGTCAGCACATGCTCGGTGAATGTGCACTTGGTCAACACGTGTGGTCAGCACACAGTCAGCACAGCCTGAAGAGCCTGGTGTGTCCCGggcactga